The proteins below come from a single Bradyrhizobium manausense genomic window:
- a CDS encoding TadE/TadG family type IV pilus assembly protein, with protein MRAAFRTLIRRFVRDKRGNIAVIFTLACVPLITAVGCAVDYSRATQIRSKLQAAADAASVGAIAKASPAFLAAGSMTSDGTIPAGVTDAQNIFDANRANLTGYTLNSVTPTVAKSGSTVTSTVAFSANINTMFLGLIGKATLTVTGTSTSTANMPLYVDFYLLLDNSPSMGVAATPTDVSKMVSNTPDKCAFACHDYNDPNNYYNLAKTLGVTTRIDVLRSATQSLMDTAGATETYSNQFRMAIYDFGASSKTIGLRALFSLSSSLSSAKTAAGLIDLMGVYGNNDAYTADKDTQFSTVFPAINTAISSPGAGTSAAPLKYLFFVSDGVADESNAACLKTMYNKTFGNISPRCQSPLNPALCDTLKGRGVKIAVLYTTYLQLPTNTWYMGWIDPFNKGPYGPSPNSEIAQNMQSCASPGLYFEVSPTQGISDAMNALFKKAVADARIAG; from the coding sequence ATGCGCGCCGCGTTTCGCACTCTCATTCGCAGGTTCGTCCGCGACAAGCGCGGCAATATCGCTGTGATATTCACGCTTGCCTGCGTTCCGCTGATCACCGCGGTCGGTTGCGCCGTCGACTACTCGCGTGCGACCCAGATCCGGTCGAAGCTGCAGGCTGCGGCCGATGCGGCCAGCGTCGGTGCGATCGCAAAGGCCTCGCCGGCCTTCCTGGCGGCGGGCTCGATGACGTCGGACGGCACGATTCCCGCCGGCGTGACCGACGCCCAGAACATCTTCGATGCCAACCGCGCCAATCTGACCGGCTACACGCTCAACAGCGTGACGCCGACCGTGGCCAAGAGCGGCTCGACCGTCACCTCGACGGTCGCGTTCAGTGCCAATATCAACACCATGTTCCTCGGCCTGATCGGCAAGGCCACGCTCACCGTGACCGGCACGTCGACCTCGACGGCCAACATGCCGCTCTATGTCGATTTCTATCTCCTGCTGGACAACTCGCCGTCGATGGGGGTCGCGGCGACGCCGACCGACGTCAGCAAGATGGTGAGCAACACGCCCGACAAATGCGCCTTCGCCTGCCACGACTACAATGATCCGAACAACTATTACAACCTCGCCAAGACGCTCGGTGTGACGACGCGGATCGACGTGCTGCGCAGCGCGACTCAATCGCTGATGGATACGGCCGGCGCCACCGAAACCTATTCGAACCAGTTCCGCATGGCGATCTATGATTTCGGCGCATCGTCGAAGACCATCGGCCTGCGTGCATTGTTCTCGCTGTCCTCGAGCCTGTCGAGCGCCAAGACCGCGGCAGGCTTGATCGATTTGATGGGCGTCTACGGCAACAACGATGCCTACACCGCCGACAAGGATACCCAGTTCAGCACGGTGTTTCCGGCGATCAACACGGCGATCTCGTCGCCGGGCGCGGGCACGTCGGCCGCGCCGCTGAAATATCTGTTCTTCGTCTCCGACGGTGTTGCCGATGAAAGCAACGCCGCTTGCCTCAAGACGATGTACAACAAGACGTTCGGCAACATCTCGCCGCGTTGCCAGTCGCCGCTCAATCCCGCGCTCTGCGATACGTTGAAGGGCCGCGGCGTCAAGATCGCGGTGCTCTACACCACCTATCTGCAGCTGCCGACCAACACCTGGTACATGGGTTGGATCGACCCGTTCAACAAAGGGCCCTACGGACCGTCGCCGAACAGCGAGATCGCCCAGAACATGCAGAGCTGCGCCTCGCCCGGGCTCTATTTTGAAGTGAGCCCGACGCAAGGCATCTCGGATGCGATGAACGCACTGTTCAAGAAAGCGGTCGCCGACGCGCGGATCGCGGGGTGA
- the argJ gene encoding bifunctional glutamate N-acetyltransferase/amino-acid acetyltransferase ArgJ, translating to MSSSVSPLAPKNVPDMPVIAGIRLATAEAGIRYKNRTDVLLAIMDKGTAVAGVFTKSKCPSAPVEWCRAKLKGGKARALVVNSGNANAFTGKTGRSSTAMTAKIAAKAVGCSESEIFLASTGVIGEPLDASKFDGVLGRLAETAESGDYLAAAKAIMTTDTFPKVATATVKLGKAKVTINGMAKGAGMIAPDMATMLSFIFTDAPIAPAALQALLKAGVEDTFNAVTIDGDTSTSDTLLAFATGAAAVHGAPKISRASDPRLKAFVKAFNLILANLSEQVARDGEGARKLVEITVEGAKTKASARKIAMSIANSPLVKTAIAGEDANWGRVVMAVGKAGEPADRDKLSISFNGIRVAKSGARDPSYDETQVSEAMKAPEIAIKVSLGLGKGRDRVLTCDLTKEYVAINGDYRS from the coding sequence ATGTCCTCCTCAGTCTCCCCGCTCGCCCCGAAGAACGTCCCCGATATGCCCGTCATCGCGGGCATCCGCCTTGCGACGGCCGAGGCCGGCATCCGCTACAAGAACCGCACCGACGTGCTTTTGGCGATCATGGACAAGGGCACTGCAGTCGCCGGCGTCTTCACCAAGTCGAAATGCCCGTCCGCGCCGGTCGAGTGGTGCCGCGCAAAACTGAAGGGCGGCAAGGCCCGCGCCCTCGTGGTCAATTCCGGCAATGCCAATGCCTTCACCGGCAAGACCGGCCGCAGTTCGACCGCGATGACCGCGAAGATCGCGGCGAAGGCCGTCGGCTGCAGCGAGAGCGAGATCTTCCTGGCCTCGACCGGCGTGATCGGCGAGCCGCTGGACGCGAGCAAGTTCGACGGCGTGCTGGGACGTCTTGCCGAGACCGCCGAGTCCGGCGACTACCTCGCCGCCGCCAAGGCGATCATGACCACCGACACCTTCCCCAAGGTCGCGACCGCGACCGTGAAGCTCGGCAAGGCCAAGGTCACCATCAACGGCATGGCCAAGGGTGCCGGCATGATCGCGCCCGACATGGCGACGATGCTGTCCTTCATCTTCACGGACGCTCCGATCGCGCCCGCCGCGCTCCAGGCACTGCTCAAGGCAGGCGTCGAGGATACATTCAACGCGGTGACGATCGACGGCGACACCTCGACTTCAGACACGCTGCTGGCGTTCGCGACCGGTGCCGCCGCCGTGCATGGCGCGCCAAAAATCAGCCGCGCCAGCGACCCGCGTCTGAAGGCCTTCGTGAAAGCGTTCAACCTGATCCTCGCCAATCTCTCCGAGCAGGTCGCCCGAGACGGCGAAGGCGCGCGCAAGCTGGTCGAGATCACCGTCGAGGGCGCCAAGACCAAAGCCTCCGCGCGCAAGATCGCGATGTCGATCGCCAACTCGCCGCTGGTGAAGACCGCGATCGCGGGCGAAGACGCCAATTGGGGCCGCGTGGTGATGGCGGTCGGCAAGGCCGGCGAGCCGGCCGACCGCGACAAGCTCTCGATTTCCTTCAACGGCATCCGCGTCGCCAAGAGCGGCGCGCGTGATCCGTCCTATGACGAGACCCAGGTGTCGGAAGCAATGAAGGCGCCGGAGATCGCGATCAAGGTCTCGCTCGGCCTCGGCAAGGGCCGCGACCGTGTGCTGACCTGCGACCTCACCAAGGAATATGTGGCGATCAACGGGGATTACCGGTCGTAG